The Methylomonas montana genome has a window encoding:
- the hisF gene encoding imidazole glycerol phosphate synthase subunit HisF, with product MSLAKRIIPCLDVDNGRVVKGVKFVDIRDAGDPVEIARRYDREGADEITFLDITATHDNRDTIVHVVEQVASEVFIPLTVGGGIRTLEDIRTMLNAGADKVGINSAAVFRPEFVKEAAEKFGSQCIVVAIDAKKISQDGEEDRWEIFTHGGRKPTGINAVEWAVRMRDYGAGEILLTSMDRDGTKSGFDLALTRAVSEAVSIPVIASGGVGNLDHLADGILEGKADAVLAASIFHFAEYTIEQAKKHMQARGIEVRL from the coding sequence ATGAGCCTAGCCAAACGTATTATTCCTTGCCTGGATGTCGATAACGGCCGCGTCGTCAAAGGCGTCAAGTTCGTCGATATTCGCGATGCCGGCGATCCAGTGGAGATCGCCCGCCGCTACGATCGCGAAGGCGCCGATGAAATTACCTTTCTCGACATCACCGCCACTCACGATAACCGCGACACCATCGTCCATGTCGTCGAACAAGTGGCCAGCGAAGTTTTCATTCCGCTGACAGTCGGCGGCGGTATCAGAACTTTGGAGGATATCCGCACCATGCTCAATGCCGGCGCGGACAAAGTCGGCATCAATAGCGCAGCGGTGTTTCGGCCCGAATTCGTTAAAGAAGCAGCGGAAAAATTCGGCTCGCAATGCATCGTGGTCGCCATCGACGCCAAAAAAATCAGCCAGGACGGCGAGGAAGACCGCTGGGAAATCTTCACCCACGGCGGCCGCAAACCAACCGGCATTAACGCCGTCGAATGGGCCGTCAGAATGAGGGATTACGGCGCCGGCGAAATCTTGCTGACCAGCATGGATAGAGACGGCACCAAGTCCGGCTTCGATTTGGCGCTGACGCGGGCCGTCAGCGAAGCGGTCAGCATCCCGGTGATCGCTTCCGGCGGCGTCGGCAACCTCGACCATCTAGCCGACGGCATCCTCGAAGGCAAAGCCGATGCGGTATTGGCCGCCAGCATTTTCCACTTTGCCGAATACACAATCGAACAGGCCAAAAAACACATGCAAGCTCGCGGTATAGAGGTGCGGCTATGA
- the hisA gene encoding 1-(5-phosphoribosyl)-5-[(5-phosphoribosylamino)methylideneamino]imidazole-4-carboxamide isomerase, producing the protein MLLIPAIDLKEGKCVRLRQGRMEDDTVFSDDPLAVAGRWVEAGAKRLHLVDLDGAFAGKPKNAEVIKAIAQAYPNVPVQIGGGIRDEDTIQAYLEAGVQYVIIGTKAVSEPHFVRDVSIEFPGHIIIGLDARDGKVAIDGWSKLSRHDVIDLAQKFEANGVAAIIYTDISRDGMMQGVNVEATANLARAIHIPVIASGGITNLDDIKALGAVAHEGIMGAITGRAIYEGTLDFAEGEKLAESFGETDA; encoded by the coding sequence ATGTTGCTGATACCCGCAATTGACTTGAAAGAAGGGAAATGTGTCCGTTTGCGCCAGGGCCGTATGGAAGACGACACCGTGTTTTCCGACGATCCGCTAGCCGTCGCCGGTCGCTGGGTGGAAGCGGGAGCGAAGCGATTGCATCTGGTCGATCTGGATGGCGCATTCGCCGGCAAACCCAAAAATGCCGAAGTGATCAAAGCCATCGCCCAAGCTTATCCGAATGTGCCGGTGCAAATCGGCGGCGGTATTCGCGACGAGGATACTATCCAAGCCTATCTGGAAGCCGGTGTGCAATATGTAATTATCGGCACCAAGGCGGTCAGCGAGCCGCACTTCGTCCGCGACGTATCGATCGAATTTCCAGGCCACATCATCATCGGCTTGGACGCTCGCGACGGCAAGGTGGCTATCGACGGCTGGTCGAAATTGTCCCGCCACGACGTCATCGATCTGGCGCAAAAATTCGAAGCCAACGGCGTTGCCGCGATTATTTACACCGACATTTCCCGTGATGGCATGATGCAGGGCGTCAATGTCGAAGCCACCGCCAATCTGGCGCGGGCGATTCATATCCCGGTCATCGCTTCGGGTGGCATCACCAACCTGGACGACATCAAAGCCCTCGGCGCGGTCGCTCACGAAGGCATCATGGGCGCCATTACCGGCCGAGCGATTTATGAAGGTACCCTGGATTTTGCCGAAGGGGAAAAATTGGCCGAATCGTTCGGTGAAACCGATGCTTAA
- the pepN gene encoding aminopeptidase N, with protein MRDATPQTVYLKDYTPPEYLIDNVELNFDLDEQRTHVRATLSLRRNPQSLAESVALKLLGEELQLVSVAIDGAPLEPSQYLLGEEALIVHEVPQDRPFQIIMENIINPEANTALEGLYLSNGMLCTQCEAQGFRKITWFLDRPDVMSRFKTTLVADKTKYPVLLSNGNKTGSGELENNRHWVSWEDPFAKPCYLFALVAGQLECVADEFVTMSGRHIALEIFVEQHNVDKCAHAMQSLKNAMRWDEETYGLEYDLDLYMIVAVDHFNMGAMENKGLNVFNTKFVLARPDTATDSDYEHIEGVIGHEYFHNWSGNRVTCRDWFQLSLKEGFTVFRDQQFSGDMTSPAVKRIEDVNALRTRQFAEDAGPLAHPVRPEAYIEINNFYTLTVYEKGAEVVRMLHTLLGAEGFRKGCDLYFQRHDGQAVTCEDFIKALEEVNGVEMNQFRRWYAQAGTPVLTVSQHYDAATQQLHLTIQQNCPPTPNQPVKAPLHIPVKLGLLAADGSAMPIHFNGTNQAEITLDVTEAEQTFNFENLPQPPVVSLLRGFSAPVTLKMPRSLDELAFLLRHDSDTFNRWEAGQQLAVQAIFKLIEAIESDKPLHLEPVIVEAYRSVLTDPVGDLSYQALLLALPEESYLSGQMAIINVDAIHQAREFVKKTLAEALQAELTQLYIQHHRDESGCFDAGAVGRRRMKNTCLSYLITLESEDSYQMAEKQFYSARNMTDQLAALAAIVNSHHPAKARSLDSFYVQWRKEALVVDKWFTLQATSSMPNTFATVQALMRHPAFDMKTPNRVRSLIGAFSQANPLHFHAKNGDGYRFLADQVLALNTLNPQIASRMVTGLAQWRRYDADRQGLMKQQLQRIVATEHLSKDVYEIASKSLA; from the coding sequence ATGCGCGACGCAACCCCGCAAACCGTTTACCTGAAAGACTACACCCCGCCCGAATACCTGATCGACAACGTCGAACTGAATTTCGATCTGGACGAACAACGTACCCACGTGCGCGCGACCTTGAGCTTGCGCCGCAATCCACAGAGCTTAGCCGAGAGTGTCGCACTAAAACTGCTAGGCGAGGAATTGCAACTGGTTAGCGTCGCGATCGACGGTGCACCGTTGGAACCAAGCCAATATCTGCTCGGCGAGGAAGCCTTGATCGTGCATGAGGTGCCGCAGGACAGGCCGTTTCAGATCATCATGGAGAACATCATCAATCCCGAGGCCAACACAGCGCTGGAAGGCTTGTATTTGTCCAACGGCATGCTCTGCACCCAGTGCGAGGCACAGGGCTTTCGGAAAATCACCTGGTTTCTGGATCGGCCGGATGTGATGAGCCGCTTTAAGACCACGCTGGTCGCGGACAAAACCAAATATCCGGTACTGTTATCCAATGGCAACAAAACCGGCAGTGGCGAGTTGGAAAACAATCGGCATTGGGTCAGTTGGGAAGACCCGTTTGCCAAACCTTGCTACCTGTTCGCGCTGGTGGCCGGTCAACTGGAATGTGTGGCAGACGAATTTGTCACGATGAGCGGTCGCCATATTGCGCTGGAAATTTTCGTCGAACAGCACAACGTCGATAAATGCGCGCATGCGATGCAGTCCCTAAAAAATGCGATGCGCTGGGACGAAGAGACCTACGGCCTGGAATACGACCTGGATTTGTACATGATCGTTGCGGTGGACCATTTCAATATGGGGGCGATGGAAAACAAAGGTTTGAACGTGTTCAACACCAAGTTTGTGCTGGCCCGACCCGATACCGCCACCGACAGCGATTACGAGCATATCGAAGGCGTGATCGGCCACGAGTATTTTCATAACTGGTCCGGCAACCGCGTTACCTGCCGCGACTGGTTTCAGCTGAGTTTGAAGGAAGGCTTTACCGTATTCCGCGACCAACAATTCAGCGGCGACATGACTTCGCCGGCCGTGAAGCGGATTGAAGACGTCAACGCATTACGGACTCGCCAGTTTGCCGAGGATGCCGGCCCGTTGGCGCATCCGGTGCGCCCGGAAGCTTATATCGAAATCAATAATTTCTATACGCTGACCGTTTACGAAAAAGGCGCGGAAGTGGTGCGGATGCTGCACACCTTGCTGGGCGCGGAGGGTTTTCGTAAAGGCTGCGATTTATATTTCCAACGTCACGATGGCCAGGCGGTCACTTGCGAAGATTTCATCAAAGCACTGGAAGAGGTCAACGGCGTGGAGATGAATCAATTCCGTCGCTGGTATGCGCAAGCCGGCACGCCGGTGTTGACGGTGAGCCAGCATTACGATGCCGCCACGCAACAGCTACATTTGACCATCCAGCAAAATTGTCCGCCGACGCCGAATCAACCGGTGAAAGCGCCGCTGCATATTCCGGTGAAACTGGGCTTGCTGGCAGCGGACGGCTCGGCCATGCCGATTCATTTCAACGGCACCAACCAAGCGGAAATCACCTTGGATGTCACCGAAGCCGAGCAAACCTTCAACTTCGAGAATCTGCCCCAGCCGCCGGTAGTATCACTATTAAGAGGTTTCTCGGCGCCGGTCACCTTGAAAATGCCACGCAGCCTGGACGAACTGGCATTCTTGCTGCGGCACGACAGCGACACCTTCAATCGCTGGGAAGCCGGCCAGCAATTGGCGGTGCAGGCCATCTTCAAGCTGATCGAGGCGATAGAATCGGACAAACCTCTGCATTTGGAGCCGGTCATCGTCGAGGCCTATCGCAGCGTATTGACCGACCCTGTTGGGGATTTGTCTTATCAAGCCTTGCTGCTGGCGCTGCCGGAAGAGAGCTATTTGTCCGGGCAAATGGCTATCATCAATGTCGATGCGATTCATCAAGCCCGCGAATTTGTGAAAAAGACCCTGGCGGAAGCCTTGCAAGCCGAGCTTACACAGTTGTATATCCAACATCACCGCGACGAATCGGGCTGTTTCGATGCCGGCGCGGTCGGTCGGCGGCGCATGAAAAATACCTGCCTGAGTTATTTGATTACGCTGGAATCCGAAGACAGCTACCAAATGGCCGAGAAACAATTCTATAGCGCCCGCAATATGACCGACCAACTGGCGGCGCTGGCGGCCATCGTCAACAGCCATCACCCCGCCAAGGCCAGAAGTCTGGACAGTTTTTACGTGCAATGGCGCAAGGAAGCACTGGTCGTCGATAAATGGTTTACCTTACAGGCTACCAGCAGCATGCCCAATACCTTTGCCACCGTGCAGGCCTTGATGCGGCATCCGGCTTTTGACATGAAAACACCGAATCGGGTGCGCTCGCTGATCGGTGCCTTCAGCCAAGCCAACCCGTTGCATTTCCATGCTAAAAACGGCGATGGCTACCGCTTCCTGGCCGATCAGGTATTGGCGCTGAATACGCTCAATCCGCAAATCGCTTCCCGGATGGTAACCGGTCTGGCGCAATGGCGGCGTTATGACGCGGACCGTCAGGGCTTGATGAAACAGCAATTACAGCGTATTGTCGCTACCGAGCATCTGTCCAAGGATGTTTATGAGATCGCCAGCAAGAGTTTGGCGTAG
- a CDS encoding AI-2E family transporter — translation MPIQISRYEKIASLAALCLLLFACYQVLRPFLFDLLWAAILCFVTWPLYARLRDWKLTANWAAAAMVLPIGILLLTPFVAAGFTFTDDINRMLQWLNQSAHVWPAAPTWLQSLPLVGDKAVTAWQSFGEDSSRLVNLARQYALGASTWVLQQSINLAAELMHMGLSILVLFFFYRDGEHVAQHVVIAVERLAGEQTQRILHIVRSSLRAVVYGILGTALAQALASILGFVIAGVPYAFVLGVVAFFLMIIPAAGTVIWLPISLWLLAEGETGWAIFIAIWFLAFVGTIDNWLRPILISREVELPFVLIVFGIFGGLLAFGFIGVFIGPTLLATSYALVLDWLIRKEQEGFESGSGAGSEISADDAD, via the coding sequence ATGCCTATCCAAATTTCCCGTTACGAAAAAATCGCTAGTCTTGCGGCCTTGTGCCTGCTGCTGTTTGCCTGTTATCAGGTGTTGCGGCCGTTTCTTTTCGATCTGTTGTGGGCGGCCATCCTCTGTTTTGTGACCTGGCCGCTGTATGCCCGTTTGCGCGACTGGAAACTGACTGCTAACTGGGCGGCGGCGGCGATGGTCTTGCCGATCGGCATTTTGCTGCTGACCCCGTTTGTCGCGGCAGGATTTACCTTTACGGACGACATCAACCGGATGCTGCAATGGCTGAACCAAAGCGCCCATGTCTGGCCGGCGGCGCCGACCTGGCTGCAATCTTTGCCCTTGGTCGGCGATAAGGCCGTTACTGCCTGGCAAAGCTTCGGTGAAGATTCCAGCCGCCTCGTCAATCTGGCCCGGCAATATGCCTTGGGCGCCAGCACTTGGGTGTTGCAACAAAGCATCAATCTGGCTGCGGAATTGATGCATATGGGCCTGAGTATCCTGGTGCTGTTTTTCTTCTATCGCGACGGCGAACACGTCGCCCAGCACGTCGTCATCGCCGTCGAACGCCTGGCCGGCGAGCAAACCCAGCGCATCCTGCACATCGTCCGCTCCAGTCTGCGGGCCGTGGTTTACGGTATCCTCGGCACCGCGCTCGCGCAGGCGTTGGCGTCTATCCTGGGCTTTGTGATTGCCGGTGTGCCTTACGCTTTCGTGCTGGGGGTGGTGGCTTTCTTCTTGATGATCATCCCGGCGGCCGGAACCGTGATCTGGTTGCCGATCTCATTATGGCTGTTGGCCGAAGGCGAAACCGGCTGGGCGATATTCATCGCGATCTGGTTCCTGGCCTTCGTCGGCACGATCGACAACTGGTTGCGGCCGATACTAATCAGCCGGGAAGTGGAATTACCGTTTGTGTTGATCGTGTTCGGGATATTCGGTGGCTTGTTGGCGTTTGGTTTCATCGGCGTGTTTATCGGCCCGACTTTGTTGGCAACCAGTTATGCGTTGGTGTTGGATTGGTTGATAAGGAAGGAGCAGGAGGGGTTTGAGTCTGGTTCTGGTGCTGGTTCTGAAATTTCGGCTGATGATGCTGATTGA
- a CDS encoding phosphate-starvation-inducible PsiE family protein, translating to MESKPPARPAPPPSSASRPGANRNLRDDPQEVKLPPVAEDGMLKVLHAVIHFAVRVLAVLMVLVILWAVADVGYVMYQRLVEPPFLMLTVSDILVIFGSFMAVLIAIEIFINITLYIKHDTLPIKMVIATALMAVARKVIMLDFKDLDPAYITAIAAVIVALGLTYWLISYKPQPVKQEER from the coding sequence ATGGAATCCAAACCACCCGCCAGACCCGCTCCGCCGCCTTCGTCAGCCTCCCGGCCCGGAGCGAACCGCAATTTGCGCGACGACCCTCAAGAGGTAAAACTGCCGCCGGTCGCGGAAGATGGCATGCTCAAAGTGCTGCATGCGGTGATTCATTTCGCGGTCAGAGTATTGGCGGTGCTGATGGTATTGGTGATTTTATGGGCTGTGGCCGATGTCGGCTATGTGATGTACCAACGCCTGGTCGAACCGCCGTTTTTGATGCTGACGGTATCCGACATTCTGGTGATTTTTGGTTCGTTCATGGCAGTGCTGATCGCGATAGAAATTTTCATCAACATCACGCTGTACATCAAGCACGATACCCTGCCGATTAAAATGGTGATCGCCACCGCCTTGATGGCCGTGGCCCGGAAAGTCATCATGCTGGATTTCAAGGACCTGGATCCCGCTTACATTACGGCCATTGCCGCAGTCATCGTGGCATTGGGCCTGACTTACTGGCTGATTTCGTATAAGCCGCAACCCGTTAAACAAGAAGAGCGATAA
- the hisB gene encoding imidazoleglycerol-phosphate dehydratase HisB — MNPRTAQVERNTLETQIKASINLDGNGSAAFTTGLPFLDHMLDQVARHGLIDMEIVSHGDLHIDAHHSVEDIGITLGQTFTKALGDKKGIYRYGHAYCPLDESLSRVVVDFSGRPGLFYNVEFKRAFIGNFDVDLFKEFFQGFVNHAGVTLHIDNLKGGNAHHIAETVFKAFGRAVRMAISLDPRMAGIMPSTKGSL, encoded by the coding sequence ATGAACCCACGCACCGCTCAGGTTGAACGCAATACGCTCGAAACCCAGATTAAAGCTTCCATCAATCTCGACGGCAACGGCTCGGCCGCGTTTACTACCGGCTTGCCGTTTCTGGACCATATGCTGGATCAAGTAGCCAGGCACGGCTTGATAGACATGGAAATAGTCTCGCACGGCGACCTGCATATCGACGCCCACCACAGCGTGGAAGACATCGGCATCACGCTCGGCCAGACCTTTACCAAAGCGCTGGGCGATAAAAAAGGCATCTACCGCTATGGCCACGCCTACTGCCCGTTGGACGAATCTTTGTCGCGAGTGGTGGTGGATTTTTCCGGCCGTCCGGGCTTGTTTTATAACGTGGAATTCAAGCGCGCTTTTATCGGCAATTTCGACGTGGATTTGTTCAAGGAGTTTTTCCAGGGTTTCGTCAATCATGCCGGCGTGACCTTGCACATCGACAATCTGAAAGGCGGCAACGCTCATCATATCGCCGAAACCGTTTTCAAGGCATTTGGCCGGGCCGTGCGGATGGCGATCAGCCTGGACCCGCGCATGGCGGGCATCATGCCTTCCACCAAAGGCAGTCTATAA
- a CDS encoding DUF423 domain-containing protein → MRSPFLFLAAVGGFTGVAMGAFGAHGLKHLLPDHLLEVYKTAVSYQMWHVLALALIAVLPEHKLLRWAGWLFAAGIVLFSGSLYLLAIFNIGWLGMITPFGGLAFLAAWGLLAFVALQKNQE, encoded by the coding sequence ATGCGTTCGCCTTTTCTATTTTTGGCTGCCGTCGGCGGCTTTACCGGTGTCGCGATGGGAGCCTTCGGCGCCCACGGCTTGAAGCATTTGCTGCCCGATCACCTGTTGGAGGTTTATAAAACCGCGGTAAGCTACCAGATGTGGCATGTGTTGGCCTTGGCTTTGATCGCAGTGTTGCCGGAACATAAATTATTGCGCTGGGCCGGCTGGTTATTTGCGGCGGGCATCGTGCTGTTTTCCGGCAGTCTATACTTATTGGCGATATTCAATATCGGCTGGCTGGGCATGATTACCCCGTTCGGCGGCTTGGCCTTTTTAGCGGCTTGGGGATTATTGGCCTTTGTCGCTTTGCAAAAAAATCAGGAGTAA
- the hisH gene encoding imidazole glycerol phosphate synthase subunit HisH: protein MSSVAVIDYGMGNLHSIAKALQHADSSVNVQISADAAVIHAADRVVFPGVGAIRDCMQALTDSGLADVIRDVSSSKPFLGICLGMQALLTDNEENDGIDCLNIIPGHVRRFADHMLDGAGNVLKIPHMGWNRVKQVPHPLWQDIPDHSRFYFVHSYYAVPDDARHTAASADYPQAFTCALAKDNVFAVQFHPEKSQAVGLQLLQNFLRWNGTV from the coding sequence ATGTCATCAGTAGCCGTTATCGATTACGGAATGGGCAATCTGCATTCCATCGCCAAAGCGCTTCAACATGCCGACAGCAGCGTTAACGTACAAATCAGCGCCGATGCCGCCGTCATCCATGCGGCCGATCGCGTGGTGTTTCCCGGTGTCGGCGCGATCCGCGACTGCATGCAGGCCTTGACCGATAGCGGTTTGGCCGATGTGATCCGTGATGTATCTTCGAGCAAACCGTTCCTGGGCATCTGTCTGGGCATGCAGGCCTTGCTGACCGACAACGAGGAAAACGACGGCATTGACTGTCTGAATATAATTCCGGGGCATGTCCGGCGTTTTGCCGACCATATGCTCGACGGCGCAGGCAACGTCCTGAAAATCCCGCACATGGGCTGGAACCGGGTCAAACAAGTGCCGCACCCGCTTTGGCAAGACATTCCGGACCATAGCCGCTTCTATTTCGTGCATAGCTATTACGCGGTCCCTGACGATGCGCGGCATACCGCCGCCAGCGCCGATTATCCGCAAGCATTCACCTGCGCACTGGCAAAAGACAATGTGTTTGCCGTGCAATTTCACCCCGAAAAAAGCCAGGCAGTAGGTTTGCAATTATTGCAAAACTTCTTGCGCTGGAACGGGACGGTGTAA
- the moaB gene encoding molybdenum cofactor biosynthesis protein B, with protein MSEAREFIPINIAVLTISDTRTEADDISGQTLATGLTDAGHQLIDKKIVPDDIYQIRAAVSHWIADPAVNAIITTGGTGVTGRDGTPEAILPLLDKVLDGFGEVFRMLSYQDIKSSTMQSRAIAGVANATYIFCVPGSSGACRTAWESLIKDQLDYRTRPCNLVQLMPRLLEK; from the coding sequence GTGAGCGAAGCCCGAGAGTTTATCCCGATCAATATCGCCGTGTTGACGATATCCGATACCCGTACCGAAGCGGACGACATATCCGGGCAAACCCTGGCGACCGGTTTGACCGATGCCGGGCATCAATTGATCGACAAGAAAATCGTCCCCGACGATATTTACCAAATTCGTGCAGCCGTCAGCCATTGGATCGCCGATCCGGCGGTCAACGCCATCATCACCACCGGCGGCACCGGTGTGACCGGCCGCGACGGTACGCCTGAAGCCATCCTGCCCTTATTGGATAAAGTGTTGGATGGCTTCGGCGAAGTGTTTCGGATGCTTTCTTATCAAGACATCAAAAGTTCGACGATGCAATCGCGGGCCATCGCCGGCGTCGCCAACGCCACCTATATATTCTGTGTGCCGGGCTCGTCCGGCGCTTGCCGCACGGCTTGGGAATCCTTGATCAAAGATCAATTGGATTACCGCACCCGGCCGTGTAATCTGGTACAACTGATGCCTAGGCTGTTGGAGAAATAA